The Agromyces mangrovi genome contains a region encoding:
- the ftsY gene encoding signal recognition particle-docking protein FtsY — MAERASWSLGARLRNVFQARVIDEDTWDDLETALITADFGPDLTEEIVEHLQAQVERYRTTDPRDVQRMLRETIEERLSKYDPTLRLSERPAVVLVVGVNGVGKTTTIGKFARFLGTYGRSVVVGAADTFRAAAVDQLATWAERAGAEVVRPEREGQDPAAVAFQTVERAKRDGIEIVLIDTAGRLQTKGGLMDELAKVRRVVEKQAPVAEVLLVLDATTGQNGLAQAQAFIEHAGVTGLVITKLDGSAKGGFVLNVQDRTGLPIKLIGQGEGIGDLTGFTPHVFAQNLIGE; from the coding sequence ATGGCAGAACGCGCATCGTGGTCGCTCGGCGCACGGCTCCGGAACGTCTTCCAGGCGAGGGTCATCGACGAGGACACCTGGGACGACCTCGAGACCGCACTGATCACCGCCGATTTCGGGCCCGACCTCACCGAGGAGATCGTCGAGCACCTGCAGGCGCAGGTCGAGCGGTACCGCACGACCGACCCGCGCGACGTGCAGCGGATGCTCCGCGAGACCATCGAGGAGCGGCTGTCGAAGTACGACCCCACGCTGCGCCTCAGCGAGCGGCCCGCGGTGGTGCTCGTCGTCGGGGTCAACGGCGTCGGCAAGACCACGACCATCGGCAAGTTCGCCCGCTTCCTCGGCACCTATGGGCGCAGCGTCGTCGTCGGCGCGGCCGACACGTTCCGCGCGGCGGCGGTCGACCAGCTCGCGACCTGGGCCGAGCGGGCGGGCGCCGAGGTGGTGCGCCCCGAGCGCGAGGGGCAGGACCCGGCGGCGGTCGCGTTCCAGACCGTCGAGCGCGCCAAGCGCGACGGCATCGAGATCGTGCTGATCGACACTGCGGGTCGCCTGCAGACCAAGGGCGGCCTCATGGACGAGCTCGCGAAGGTGCGCCGGGTCGTCGAGAAGCAGGCGCCGGTGGCGGAGGTGCTGCTCGTGCTCGACGCGACCACGGGCCAGAACGGCCTCGCGCAGGCGCAGGCGTTCATCGAGCACGCCGGCGTGACCGGCCTCGTCATCACCAAGCTCGACGGGTCGGCCAAGGGCGGGTTCGTGCTCAACGTGCAGGACCGCACGGGCCTGCCGATCAAGCTCATCGGCCAGGGCGAGGGCATCGGCGACCTCACCGGCTTCACCCCGCACGTCTTCGCCCAGAACCTCATCGGGGAGTAG
- the smc gene encoding chromosome segregation protein SMC: MYLKSLTLKGFKSFAQPTVFAFEPGVTCVVGPNGSGKSNVVDALAWVMGEQGAKTLRGGKMEDVIFAGTSSRGPLGRAEVALTIDNSDGALPIEYTEVQISRTLFRNGTSEYAINGEACRLLDVQELLSDSGLGREMHVIVGQGQLDNVLHASADDRRGFIEEAAGILKHRRRKEKTLRKLDAMETNLTRLSDLAGEIRRQLKPLGRQAEVARQAQSIAAIVRDARARLLADEVVGLRRTLDAHSRTEAERHSERLVLQDQLEQRQARVTRLEQAQQSVAVDDARRVEFGLEQAQERLRGLHTLANQRLALLGRDGDEPDAAPTVSQAAIDEARAELERVQEAVAAAASGLEQAQQATVAARRALDATDEDVAAQSAAVSRYDLELAALSGRADTAASRLATVRGEVLRQENALAAASDRATVAANALEELESTASLSQDGETDLDEAYELAQAAVFEAEGEIERIREGLHERERERDALTAKVGALSLALDQRDGSAALVEAGRDGVRGLLAEHVHVQPGYEAAIAAALGTLTDAVLADDRDAALDALAHARAHDLGRVELAIAEAASVAAPVAVEGLTPAASVVTAPPGVAALLARTVVADDVEAARAASGALDADDVTVVTRAGDVIGLYVIRGGSGEGQSRIELIAERDAAGARLEEVRSELERRRFELAEQRSAHETAKQQSAQALTALREYDAQLAAQTERLNKARVTADAAAAETERLAESARTAAERVAEAEQASTEAKAALEQARATPRPVLDLTARDSGAAALEAAREGEVEARLALETARERVRSEQARIASLERRREAERRQAEEAARRAVIRRRQYEAARGVADALPAVLAAVDASVSEARIRLARAEDERRGQNEELNALRRDEASVRERLQSITEDVHGLELQIYEKKLHVSSLLERAQSELGLAESVLVDEYGPDQPVPSDEEDGEDAPFDRAVQQRRLKGAERMLAQLGRVNPLALEEFAALEQRHAFLTEQLADLTKTRADLITIIEEIDRKMVSIFEAAFEDTRAAFGEVFPVLFPGGTGSISLTDPDDLLSSGIEVSVKPAGKKIERLSLLSGGERSLAAVALLIAIFKARPSPFYILDEVEAALDDANLGRLLTVIEELRDDSQLIVITHQKRTMEIADALYGVSMRQDGVSAVVGQRVREERASA, encoded by the coding sequence GTGTACCTGAAGAGCCTGACCCTCAAGGGGTTCAAGTCCTTCGCACAGCCCACCGTCTTCGCGTTCGAGCCGGGAGTCACGTGCGTCGTCGGACCGAACGGCTCCGGCAAGTCCAACGTGGTCGACGCCCTCGCCTGGGTGATGGGCGAGCAGGGGGCCAAGACGCTCCGCGGCGGCAAGATGGAGGACGTCATCTTCGCCGGCACCTCGAGTCGCGGGCCGCTCGGCCGGGCCGAGGTCGCCCTGACGATCGACAACAGCGACGGCGCCCTGCCGATCGAGTACACCGAGGTGCAGATCAGCCGCACGCTGTTTCGCAACGGCACGAGCGAGTACGCCATCAACGGCGAGGCGTGCCGCCTGCTCGACGTGCAGGAGCTGCTCAGCGACTCGGGCCTCGGCCGCGAGATGCACGTCATCGTCGGCCAGGGCCAGCTCGACAACGTGCTGCACGCGAGCGCCGACGACCGTCGCGGCTTCATCGAGGAGGCTGCGGGCATCCTGAAGCACCGGCGGCGCAAGGAGAAGACGCTCCGCAAGCTCGACGCCATGGAGACCAACCTCACCCGCCTGTCCGACCTCGCGGGCGAGATCCGTCGCCAGCTGAAGCCGCTCGGGCGCCAGGCCGAGGTCGCGCGCCAGGCGCAGTCGATCGCCGCGATCGTGCGCGATGCCCGTGCGCGCCTGCTCGCCGACGAGGTCGTGGGCCTGCGCCGCACGCTCGACGCGCATTCGCGCACCGAGGCGGAGCGCCACTCCGAGCGGCTGGTGCTGCAGGACCAGCTCGAGCAGCGGCAGGCGCGCGTGACCCGCCTCGAGCAGGCGCAGCAGTCGGTCGCGGTCGACGACGCCCGCCGGGTCGAGTTCGGGCTCGAGCAGGCGCAGGAGCGCCTGCGCGGACTGCACACGCTCGCGAACCAGCGGCTCGCGCTGCTCGGCCGGGACGGCGACGAACCGGATGCCGCCCCCACCGTCTCGCAGGCGGCCATCGACGAGGCACGAGCCGAGCTCGAGCGGGTCCAGGAGGCCGTCGCGGCCGCCGCATCGGGGCTCGAGCAGGCGCAGCAGGCCACGGTCGCCGCACGCCGCGCGCTCGACGCCACCGACGAGGACGTCGCCGCCCAGAGCGCCGCGGTCTCGCGGTACGACCTCGAGCTCGCCGCCCTGTCGGGCCGCGCCGACACCGCCGCGTCGCGGCTCGCGACCGTGCGCGGCGAGGTGCTCCGGCAGGAGAACGCGCTGGCGGCGGCATCCGACCGCGCGACCGTCGCGGCGAACGCGCTGGAGGAGCTGGAGTCGACCGCATCGCTGAGCCAGGACGGCGAGACCGACCTCGACGAGGCGTACGAGCTCGCCCAGGCCGCGGTGTTCGAGGCCGAGGGCGAGATCGAGCGCATCCGCGAGGGCCTCCACGAGCGCGAGCGCGAGCGCGACGCGCTGACGGCCAAGGTCGGTGCGCTCTCCCTCGCGCTCGACCAGCGGGATGGGTCCGCAGCGCTGGTCGAGGCGGGCCGCGACGGCGTGCGCGGTCTCCTCGCCGAGCACGTCCACGTGCAGCCCGGCTACGAGGCCGCGATCGCCGCCGCGCTGGGCACCCTCACCGACGCGGTGCTGGCCGACGACCGCGACGCCGCACTCGATGCGCTCGCGCACGCGCGTGCGCACGACCTCGGTCGCGTCGAGCTCGCGATCGCGGAGGCCGCGTCGGTCGCCGCACCGGTCGCGGTCGAGGGACTCACGCCCGCGGCATCCGTCGTCACCGCCCCGCCCGGGGTCGCCGCGCTGCTCGCGCGGACGGTCGTCGCCGACGACGTGGAGGCCGCGCGCGCCGCCTCCGGAGCGCTCGACGCCGACGACGTCACGGTCGTGACCCGCGCCGGCGACGTGATCGGTCTCTACGTCATCCGCGGCGGATCGGGTGAGGGGCAGAGCCGCATCGAGCTGATCGCCGAGCGCGACGCCGCCGGCGCCCGGCTCGAGGAGGTGCGTTCCGAGCTCGAGCGCCGCCGGTTCGAGCTCGCCGAGCAGCGCTCGGCGCACGAGACGGCGAAGCAGCAGTCGGCGCAGGCGCTCACGGCGCTGCGCGAGTACGACGCGCAGCTCGCCGCCCAGACCGAGCGCCTGAACAAGGCCCGCGTCACCGCCGACGCGGCCGCCGCCGAGACCGAGCGGCTCGCCGAGTCGGCCCGCACCGCGGCCGAGCGCGTCGCCGAGGCCGAGCAGGCGTCGACCGAGGCGAAGGCCGCCCTCGAGCAGGCGCGCGCGACCCCGCGCCCCGTGCTCGACCTCACGGCTCGCGACTCGGGTGCCGCGGCCCTCGAGGCCGCGCGCGAGGGCGAGGTCGAGGCCCGCCTCGCGCTCGAGACCGCGCGCGAGCGCGTGCGCAGCGAGCAGGCGCGCATCGCGTCGCTCGAGCGCCGGCGCGAGGCCGAGCGGCGCCAGGCCGAGGAGGCCGCGCGCCGGGCCGTCATCCGCCGCCGCCAGTACGAGGCCGCCCGCGGGGTGGCCGACGCGCTCCCGGCCGTGCTCGCGGCAGTCGACGCGTCCGTGTCCGAGGCGCGCATCCGCCTGGCCCGCGCCGAAGACGAGCGACGCGGCCAGAACGAGGAGCTCAACGCGCTGCGCCGCGACGAGGCGAGCGTGCGCGAGCGACTGCAGTCGATCACCGAGGACGTGCACGGCCTCGAGCTGCAGATCTACGAGAAGAAGCTGCACGTGTCGTCCCTGCTCGAGCGCGCGCAGTCGGAGCTCGGGCTCGCCGAGAGCGTGCTGGTCGACGAGTACGGCCCCGACCAGCCCGTGCCGAGCGACGAGGAGGACGGCGAGGACGCCCCGTTCGACCGCGCGGTGCAGCAGCGCCGGCTGAAGGGCGCCGAGCGCATGCTCGCCCAGCTCGGCCGGGTCAATCCGCTCGCACTCGAGGAGTTCGCGGCGCTCGAGCAGCGGCACGCGTTCCTCACCGAGCAGCTCGCCGACCTCACGAAGACCCGGGCCGACCTCATCACGATCATCGAGGAGATCGACCGCAAGATGGTCTCGATCTTCGAGGCCGCGTTCGAGGACACCAGGGCCGCGTTCGGCGAGGTCTTCCCGGTGCTCTTCCCGGGCGGCACGGGCAGCATCTCGCTGACCGATCCCGACGACCTGCTGTCGAGCGGCATCGAGGTCTCCGTGAAGCCCGCGGGCAAGAAGATCGAGCGGCTCTCCCTGCTCTCGGGCGGCGAGCGCTCGCTCGCGGCGGTCGCGCTGCTGATCGCGATCTTCAAGGCACGGCCGAGCCCGTTCTACATCCTCGACGAGGTCGAGGCGGCGCTCGACGACGCGAACCTCGGGCGCCTGCTCACGGTCATCGAGGAACTGCGCGACGACAGCCAGCTCATCGTCATCACGCACCAGAAGCGCACGATGGAGATCGCCGACGCGCTCTACGGCGTCTCGATGCGGCAGGACGGCGTGTCCGCCGTCGTCGGCCAGCGCGTGCGCGAGGAGCGCGCGAGCGCCTGA
- a CDS encoding GNAT family N-acetyltransferase, whose amino-acid sequence MRIERAHVPERLGTRGAAHFERYVELMREVEADLWGNDDLTQDARTVLPRYRSEYVRRTPLLALDGDDAVGAAVVEWEAGDDAETAIVYGVVPTAHRREGIGSWLLAECERIALDAGRRVLISWSDHPAATLELGGPRLAASVGDAVVPAADPRAAFFTAHGYVLGQIERMSVLDLADVTVPEPESVPGYRLVTWVGHAPDELVDAYAAAKTRMALDVPAADLTIDPEHWDAARVRTFEEQRRESGDVLLVAAAVADDGDVAGYTELELPHDKACAYQGDTLVVAAHRGHGLGLRVKQANHRALAESAPERTRIYTWNADENDHMLAINIALGFRTAAYSAAWQRRVESGGGHEHADAVSAPRADVAGSAGSGATSGS is encoded by the coding sequence ATGCGGATCGAACGGGCGCACGTGCCCGAACGCCTCGGCACCCGCGGTGCCGCGCACTTCGAGCGGTACGTCGAGCTCATGCGCGAGGTCGAGGCGGACCTCTGGGGCAACGACGACCTCACGCAGGACGCGCGCACCGTGCTGCCGCGGTACCGCTCGGAGTACGTCCGCCGTACGCCGCTGCTCGCACTCGACGGGGACGACGCCGTGGGCGCCGCGGTCGTGGAGTGGGAGGCGGGCGACGACGCCGAGACCGCGATCGTGTACGGCGTCGTGCCGACGGCGCATCGCCGCGAGGGCATCGGTTCGTGGCTGCTCGCCGAGTGCGAGCGGATCGCGCTGGACGCCGGTCGGCGGGTGCTCATCAGCTGGAGCGACCACCCCGCGGCGACGCTCGAGCTCGGCGGGCCCCGCCTCGCGGCATCCGTCGGCGACGCCGTCGTGCCCGCGGCCGACCCGCGGGCCGCCTTCTTCACCGCGCACGGGTACGTGCTCGGGCAGATCGAGCGGATGAGCGTGCTCGACCTCGCCGACGTCACGGTGCCCGAGCCGGAGTCGGTGCCCGGCTACCGGCTCGTCACGTGGGTCGGCCATGCACCCGACGAGCTCGTCGACGCGTACGCGGCGGCGAAGACCCGCATGGCGCTCGACGTGCCGGCTGCGGACCTCACGATCGACCCCGAGCACTGGGACGCCGCGCGCGTGCGCACCTTCGAGGAGCAGCGTCGCGAGTCGGGCGACGTGCTGCTCGTCGCCGCGGCGGTCGCCGACGACGGCGACGTGGCCGGCTACACGGAGCTCGAGCTGCCCCACGACAAGGCGTGCGCCTACCAGGGCGACACCCTGGTGGTCGCCGCGCACCGCGGCCATGGCCTCGGCCTACGGGTCAAGCAGGCGAACCACCGGGCCCTCGCCGAGTCCGCCCCGGAGCGCACGCGCATCTACACCTGGAACGCCGACGAGAACGACCACATGCTCGCGATCAACATCGCGCTCGGGTTCCGCACCGCGGCGTACTCCGCCGCCTGGCAGCGCCGCGTCGAGTCGGGCGGCGGACACGAGCACGCCGACGCGGTCAGCGCGCCGCGCGCGGACGTCGCTGGCAGCGCGGGCAGCGGTGCGACGAGCGGTTCATGA
- the mutM gene encoding bifunctional DNA-formamidopyrimidine glycosylase/DNA-(apurinic or apyrimidinic site) lyase, translating to MPELPEVEVVRTGLAPAVTGSRVLGVEVFEPRSLRRHDPTSGPFDELLTGARIEAAVRRGKFLWMPLDTGRALLAHLGMSGQLLLRTPDAPLVPLLRARIHVSSPAHGDLAVDFVDQRIFGSLAVERMVETGDGAPAGFSGEAGEADAPWRTRLPVPVAHIARDPLDPAFDDRRFLAALATRRTGVKRALLDQNLVSGIGNIYADEALWSARVHYDEPSNVVGPRRSKRVLAAVREVFERALAEGGTSFDAQYVNVNGASGYFAHSLNAYGQQGRPCPRCGTPIVREQFMNRSSHRCPRCQRRPRAAR from the coding sequence ATGCCCGAACTGCCCGAGGTCGAGGTCGTCCGGACCGGCCTCGCACCGGCCGTCACCGGCTCCCGCGTGCTCGGCGTCGAGGTGTTCGAGCCGCGCTCGCTGCGACGACACGACCCGACGTCGGGTCCGTTCGACGAACTCCTCACGGGCGCGCGCATCGAGGCCGCCGTGCGGCGCGGCAAGTTCCTCTGGATGCCCCTCGACACGGGCCGCGCGCTGCTCGCGCATCTCGGCATGAGCGGGCAGCTGCTGCTGCGCACCCCCGACGCACCACTCGTGCCGCTGCTGCGCGCGCGCATCCACGTGTCATCGCCGGCGCACGGCGACCTCGCGGTCGACTTCGTCGACCAGCGCATCTTCGGCTCGCTCGCGGTCGAGCGCATGGTCGAGACGGGCGACGGCGCGCCCGCGGGCTTCTCGGGCGAGGCGGGCGAAGCGGATGCCCCGTGGCGCACGCGCCTCCCGGTGCCCGTCGCCCACATCGCGCGCGACCCGCTCGATCCGGCCTTCGACGACCGCAGGTTCCTCGCCGCGCTCGCGACCCGGCGCACCGGTGTCAAGCGCGCGCTGCTCGACCAGAACCTCGTCAGCGGCATCGGCAACATCTACGCCGACGAGGCGCTCTGGTCGGCGCGCGTGCACTACGACGAGCCGTCGAACGTGGTCGGCCCGCGCCGGTCGAAGCGCGTGCTGGCGGCGGTGCGCGAGGTGTTCGAGCGCGCCCTGGCAGAGGGCGGCACGAGCTTCGATGCCCAGTACGTCAACGTCAACGGGGCATCCGGCTACTTCGCCCACTCCCTCAACGCCTACGGGCAGCAGGGCCGTCCGTGCCCGCGCTGCGGCACGCCGATCGTGCGCGAGCAGTTCATGAACCGCTCGTCGCACCGCTGCCCGCGCTGCCAGCGACGTCCGCGCGCGGCGCGCTGA
- the rnc gene encoding ribonuclease III: MQRTLQVELDHDLLLLALTHRSFAYENGGIPTNERLEFLGDSILGQAVTVSLYRDHPDLDEGDLAKRRASLVSSVALAEVARTIGLGPYIRLGRGETMTGGHDKASILADTVEAIIGATFLDAGADAATDLVLRLIGPLMADPDRFGAAMDPKTSLQEIAARRGAPAPAYTVTESGPDHNKVFAASVAVGDLVTGTGSGTSKKQAEMAAALDAWTRISAD; this comes from the coding sequence CTGCAGCGCACGCTGCAGGTCGAGCTCGACCACGACCTCCTGCTGCTCGCCCTCACGCACCGGTCGTTCGCGTACGAGAACGGCGGCATCCCCACCAACGAGCGCCTCGAGTTCCTCGGCGACTCGATCCTCGGGCAGGCCGTCACGGTGTCGCTCTACCGCGACCACCCCGACCTCGACGAGGGCGACCTCGCGAAGCGACGCGCGAGCCTCGTCTCGAGCGTCGCGCTGGCCGAGGTCGCGCGCACGATCGGCCTCGGCCCGTACATCCGCCTCGGTCGTGGCGAGACCATGACGGGCGGGCACGACAAGGCGTCGATCCTCGCCGACACGGTCGAGGCGATCATCGGCGCGACCTTCCTCGATGCGGGGGCGGATGCGGCGACCGACCTGGTGCTGCGGCTGATCGGCCCGCTCATGGCCGACCCCGATCGGTTCGGCGCGGCCATGGACCCGAAGACGAGCCTGCAGGAGATCGCGGCCCGCCGCGGTGCGCCGGCGCCCGCGTACACGGTCACCGAGTCGGGCCCCGACCACAACAAGGTGTTCGCCGCGTCGGTCGCCGTGGGCGACCTCGTGACCGGCACCGGCTCGGGCACGAGCAAGAAGCAGGCCGAGATGGCCGCCGCGCTCGACGCCTGGACGCGCATCAGCGCCGACTGA
- the rpmF gene encoding 50S ribosomal protein L32, producing the protein MAVPKRKKSRANTHARRSQWKAQAPALVKTVENGKVTYSLPHRAKVVEDSAGTPLFLEYKGRKVADV; encoded by the coding sequence ATGGCTGTTCCCAAGCGGAAGAAGTCGCGCGCCAACACCCACGCACGCCGCTCGCAGTGGAAGGCGCAGGCCCCTGCGCTCGTGAAGACCGTCGAGAACGGCAAGGTCACCTACAGCCTCCCGCACCGCGCGAAGGTCGTGGAGGACTCGGCCGGTACGCCGCTGTTCCTGGAGTACAAGGGCCGCAAGGTCGCCGACGTCTGA
- a CDS encoding YceD family protein — MASTSSPYRIDIRDLIGRPGQMREQRIEASVPEALGEGLVSVGEGDPIEIDVRLESVHEGILASAEVDATANGQCGRCLRDIALPVEVEFQELFAYHSGEAFEYEVQDDHVDLEPLIRDAVVLALPFQPVCRPDCPGLDPETGLRLEEHPELAAREQRDPRWDALADFEASTDPGSDTSSDADQQRD, encoded by the coding sequence GTGGCATCCACGAGCAGTCCCTACCGCATCGACATCCGCGACCTCATCGGGCGCCCGGGCCAGATGCGCGAGCAGCGCATCGAGGCGTCGGTTCCCGAGGCGCTGGGGGAGGGGCTCGTCTCGGTCGGCGAGGGCGATCCCATCGAGATCGACGTCCGGCTGGAGTCGGTGCACGAGGGCATCCTGGCCTCCGCGGAGGTCGACGCGACCGCCAACGGGCAGTGCGGGCGGTGCCTCCGCGACATCGCCCTGCCGGTCGAAGTCGAGTTCCAGGAGCTTTTCGCGTATCATTCCGGTGAAGCTTTCGAGTATGAGGTTCAAGACGACCACGTGGATCTTGAACCGCTCATCCGCGATGCGGTGGTCCTGGCACTGCCGTTCCAGCCGGTGTGCCGGCCGGATTGCCCGGGTCTCGACCCAGAGACCGGGCTCCGGTTGGAGGAACACCCGGAACTCGCCGCGAGAGAACAACGCGACCCGCGGTGGGACGCGCTCGCGGACTTCGAGGCTTCCACGGACCCTGGCTCGGACACGTCCTCCGATGCCGACCAGCAGAGAGATTGA